The following proteins are encoded in a genomic region of Oncorhynchus tshawytscha isolate Ot180627B unplaced genomic scaffold, Otsh_v2.0 Un_contig_4572_pilon_pilon, whole genome shotgun sequence:
- the LOC121845956 gene encoding LOW QUALITY PROTEIN: polysialoglycoprotein-like (The sequence of the model RefSeq protein was modified relative to this genomic sequence to represent the inferred CDS: inserted 1 base in 1 codon; substituted 1 base at 1 genomic stop codon): protein MGRHYLLITQTIFMIMGGVRELLLVVMTVGVVKVSCYPVGKSQKQDQVSLQRRLGELSSNDVSIVHALALLRSIGSDAKQAREEYLETNEVESQASPNHGSSPANDALSXGEAEAEKLRRMSSDDATSEAATGPSGDDATSEAATGPSGDDATSEAATGPSGDDATSEAATGPSGDDATSEAATGPSGDDATSEAATGPCHHDATSEAATGPSGDDATSEAATGPSGDDATSEAATGPSGDDATSEAATGPSGDDATSEAATGPRLATTPPLKLPPARLARRHATSEAATGPSGDDATSEAATGPSGDDATSEAATGPSGDATSEAATSEAATGPSGDDATSEAATGPSGDDATSEAATGPSGDDATSEAATGPSSGDDATSEAATXPSGDDATSEAATGPSGDDATSEAASCLSGDATSEAATGPSGDDATSEAATGPSGDDATSEAATGPSGDDATSEAATGPSGDDATSEAATGPSGVDATSEAATGPSGDDATSEAATGPSGDDATSEAAGPAVSGDATSEAATGPSGDDATSEAATGPSGDDATSEAATGDDATSRLKSGDATSEAATGPSGDDATSEAATGPSGDDATSEAATGPSGDDATSEAATGPSGDDATSEAATGPSGDDATSEAATGPSGDDATSEAATGPSGDDAMDI, encoded by the exons ATGGGAAGACATTACCTGTTGATAACACAGACTATTTTCATGATCATGGGAGGTGTGAGAGAATTGCTGCTCGTTGTGATGACTGTGGGGGTTGTCAAAG TTTCTTGTTACCCTGTTGGAAAGTCCCAGAAGCAAGATCAAGTCTCTCTGCAGAGGAGACTTGGAG AGCTGTCATCAAATGACGTCTCCATTGTGCATGCCCTGGCCTTGCTCCGATCCATAGGGTCTGACGCTAAACAAGCCAGAGAAG AGTATTTAGAGACCAATGAAGTAGAATCCCAAGCTTCTCCAAACCATGGTAGCTCTCCGGCAAATGATGCCCTGTCCTGAGGAGAAGCTGAGGCGGAGAAGCTGAGGCGCATGTCCTctgacgacgccacctctgaagctgccaccggcc cctctggcgacgacgccacctctgaagctgccaccggcccgtctggcgacgacgccacctctgaagctgccaccggcccgtctggcgacgacgccacctctgaagctgccaccggcccgtctggcgacgacgccacctctgaagctgccaccggcccgtctggcgacgacgccacctctgaagctgccaccggccc ctgccaccacgacgccacctctgaagctgccaccggcccgtctggcgacgacgccacctctgaagctgccaccggcccgtctggcgacgacgccacctctgaagctgccaccggcccgtctggcgacgacgccacctctgaagctgccaccggcccgtctggcgacgacgccacctctgaagctgccaccggcccccgtctggcgacgacgccacctctgaagctgccaccggcccgtctggcgcgACGccacgccacctctgaagctgccaccggcccgtctggcgacgacgccacctctgaagctgccaccggcccgtctggcgacgacgccacctctgaagctgccaccggcccgtctggcgacgccacctctgaagctgccacctctgaagctgccaccggcccgtctggcgacgacgccacctctgaagctgccaccggcccgtctggcgacgacgccacctctgaagctgccaccggcccgtctggcgacgacgccacctctgaagctgccaccggcccgtcctctggcgacgacgccacctctgaagctgcca gcccgtctggcgacgacgccacctctgaagctgccaccggcccgtctggcgacgacgccacctctgaagctgccagcTGCCTGTCTggcgacgccacctctgaagctgccaccggcccgtctggcgacgacgccacctctgaagctgccaccggcccgtctggcgacgacgccacctctgaagctgccaccggcccgtctggcgacgacgccacctctgaagctgccaccg gcccgtctggcgacgacgccacctctgaagctgccaccggcccgtctggcgtcgacgccacctctgaagctgccaccggcccgtctggcgacgacgccacctctgaagctgccaccggcccgtctggcgacgacgccacctctgaagctgctgGACCGGCCGTCTCTggcgacgccacctctgaagctgccaccggcccgtctggcgacgacgccacctctgaagctgccaccggcccgtctggcgacgacgccacctctgaagctgccactggcgacgacgccacctcccGCCTGAAGTCTggcgacgccacctctgaagctgccaccggcccgtctggcgacgacgccacctctgaagctgccaccggcccgtctggcgacgacgccacctctgaagctgccaccggcccgtctggcgacg acgccacctctgaagctgccaccggcccgtctggcgacgacgccacctctgaagctgccacagGCCCGTCTGGCGAc gacgccacctctgaagctgccaccggcccgtctggcgacgacgccacctctgaagctgccaccggcccgtctggcgacgacgccatgGATATCTGA